A region of the Pseudarthrobacter phenanthrenivorans Sphe3 genome:
GCCGGCCCGACGGCGTTGGTGTCTGTGAAACCGACTTCCTTGATTTTCACGTCCGGGCGGTTCTCCTGGAACCATTCCTTAACCCGCTGCGTGCGCTGGTTCGTGGTGTAGAAATCGACTGCAAAATCCACGATTCCGGCTGTACCGTTCTCGGGTATGAATTCCGACAGGCCGGCGGCGGCAATCTGGCCGTTGCCTTGGTTGTCCGGAGCGATCACTGCCTGGTAATCGGTGGGGTAGGAGAGCCCGGAAGCAGGCATGTGGATGAAAACGAGTTTGATGCCGGCGGCCGCGACCTTCTTGTAGGTCTGGGCCGTGGCCACATCATCGGTGGGGATACTGATGATCAGGTCCGGTTTCTTGGTGATCAGGTTCTCCAGGTCTGCAATCTGCTGCTGGACCTTGAACTTTGCATCCGTGACCCCGACGACCTCGACGCCGAGTTCGCCAAGCGTCTTTTGAATGCCATCGATGGTCAACCGGGACCAATCGATGTCCATGGTGTTCATGGAGATGCCGACGGAGAAGTTTCCCTCCGATACCTTCTTTTTGTCTTCGTCGCTGAGCTTGAGGGTGTCCGCCAGAGCGGGTTCCTCCCCGTTCTTGCCCTTGCCGACGATTCCGGCGGGGGAGATCGATGCCGCGTCGACGGCGGTGGCGTCCGGGGATGTTCCGCTGCCGCCGGCGTCGCTGGAACATCCGCACAGCGTGATGGCGATGGCGGTGAGCAGCCCGGCCGCGGCGGAAAGCGTCTTTCTGCGTGTCATGACAGTTGTCCTTCTGATGGCCAGGGGAGCCTGCGGGCGGACTTCAACCTGGGATGAATGAAATGCGGCTTAAGGAACGAGGCTGCCGGCCGCAGGGCGTCCCGGTTTTTGATCTTGGGGTGCGCGCGGGACAGCCGGACGGCCGTCCCGCGCAGGTTCTGCTATTCCTTGAAGAACTGGAGGTATGCCTCTGCGAGTGCCTCTGGATCCTCTTCTGCCAATTGATGGCCCCAAGGCAGGATGACGCCCCGCACATCCTCAGCGACTTCGCGCATCTGCCGCTCGTTGTCGGCCCCAATGAAGTACTCGCTTCCCACAGCCAGGACCGGCATGGTTAGTTTTGTCTTTGCCGCCTCACGGTTCTGCTCGGCGTCCTCGAGTGTCGCCCGGTAAATGGCGAACATGCTCCGCAGGCCCCCGGGAGAGGAGTAGCAGCGGACGTACTCATCCAGGGCGTCAGGGGTGATCGCCTGTGGGTTGTGCGTCTCGTGCTTGATGAAGTAGTTGAAGTACTCCCGCTCCTTGCCGGTGATCAACAACTCAGGGAAGTCCGGCACACTGTAAAAGTTGATGTGCCAGAGCCACACGTAGGTGCTGACATTTTCCTTTGTCAGGAAGGAGTAATCCTCGAGTCCGAAACCGGGAAGGATCATCTCCTGGTAGACAAGTTTCTTCACCCGCTCGGGGTACTGCGCGGCGACCTGGTAGGCCGTGGAGGCTCCCCAGTCTTCTCCGACCAGGTAGAAGGTCTCGTAGCCCAGGTGCGTGGCCAGCTGGGCGATGTCCTCGGCCATGTTCTTCATATCGAAGCCGCCCTGTGGGTGTTCCGAGTCGCCCAGGCCGCGGAGGTCCGGTGCGATTACGGTGAAGTACGGGGTCAGCAGCGGGATGACGCGGCGCCAGTGGTAGGAGGTCTTCGGCACGCCGTGCAGCAGGAACAGGGGTTCACCTTCGCCAGCGATGGAGTAGTGAAGCCTGACTCCATTGACAAAAGCGCGTCCGTGCTTGGCCGGCACTCCGTTGTGGTCCTGAATGATTTCCATGATCTATAGCTCCATATTCTTTCGGGTACTTCTAATGGGTGGTGGGATTAAGAGCAGCCCTCGGTTGACGTGCAAATCTCGGTGAGCTGACTGGGGGGATCCTGGTGGTAGACCTGCTTCCAGGCATCGAGGACGTTGTTCTGCAGAACCGGCACAGCCGGGAAGGCAAGCCAGTTGGGAGCGGTGCCTCCCAGGAGGACCTTTACGGCCATGTCGGCCTCGGCGAGCCCCTGGTCATAGGGGACCTGGGCGCTGAGAGCTTTGATGTTCCCGCCGCTGGCAAGGTCAGCAGCCACATCAGATGCGATGTTGACCGCGGTGATCGGCATCGTCTTGCCCTGGGCGCGCAGTGCCTGGTCGATGCCGACGGCCGGGACTTCCCACTCAGTGAACATTCCCTGGACATCCGGGTTGGCGGTAAGGAAGTTACCGGCGTCCTTGCCGGAATTAGCCGGATCGAGGAACTCGGCAACCTTGATCTTGATGTCGGGGCGGTTCTGCTTCATCCAGTCGACGAAGCCCTTCATGCGTTCCTTCGTCACGAAGAAATCCACACCGAAGTCGAGGACGCCGACCGTACCGCCCTCGGGTATGTACTTGGCCAGCGCCTCCGCGCAAACCGCGCCGTTGCCCTGGTTGTCCGAAGAGACCATGCCCTGGTAGTCCTTGGGGTACTCCAGCCCCGAGGGCACGTTATCCATCATGATGAGCTTGATGCCGGCAGCACCGATCTTGCGGTACGCCTCTGCCGTCGCTGTGTCGTCAACTGGGATGCTGATGATCGCGTCCGGCTTCAGCTGGATCATGTTCTCGATGCTGGACACTTGCTTTTGGACGTCGAAGTTGGGATCGGCAACCCCTACGACCTCGGCGTCGTATTTCTTCAGTTGCTCGGTGATCCCCCGGACCTGCTCGGTGGACCACTCGATGTTCATGGTCTGCATGACGATGCCGACCCTGAACTTCTTCTGCTTGGCCTGGTTGACTTCGTCGTCGGTGAGCTTGATGTCCTCAAGGGTCCCGGACTTCACGCCGTTAGGACCGAGGCCGACTATGTTCTCGGGCACCAGGTCTGCTGCTTTTACTTGGGCCAGCGGATTTTCGGCGCCATCAGACGCACTCCCGGTCTCGGAGGCACACCCTGACAGCAGCGAAGCCATCGTGGCCAAGGCAAGGGCCCCGGCGGTTACTGACTTTCTCATTCTCGTTTTCCCTTCAGTTGATGGACGGTGACCCCGCAGGTGCCTTTTGGGCATGACAGTTCACGGTGTGTGGTTGGTGCTGCTATTGGGTAAGTAAGGAGCGACGGCTCAGGCGAGGCCGGTCGCCAGAGCTTGGGGCAGTGGCGACAGGACGAGCCGTCCCGCGGCCGATGCTGCGTGAATGGCGGCAGCCTTGTTGAAGGCAGTCAAGAGGACGCCGATGACCGCTGTGGACGGTTGGGGCTGAAGACCCGAATGCCGGGTGAGACGTCGTTGCCCGTGCAGTTCTTCTCCGTGAGTAGTTCTTCGACGTGCGCCCAATGCCCTGCGCCCAGGTTGCGGCGTTCGACGTCGGAGGGGAGCGCGAGGGCCTGCAGGGTGTTTTCAGCCACTTTACGCTCCTTCCTCTTCATCGAGGGTTTTACCGTGATCGTTTACGGTCTACCTATCGTGAACGTTTACGAAGAACGTGTCAAGGGTCACAAGGGAAGAAGTCTCAAGAAATTTCGAAGCTAATTGCGCAGGCTGCCGGCAGGGGCGGAGCTCATGCGGACCACCAGCGTAGGCGGGCTTGGGGCGCGATCGACCGCGCGGCCGTCGATTGCGCCCAGGAGAACTTCGATGCTGGCGTCAGCGAGAGTGCTGAAATCCTGACGGACGGTCGTCAGGGGAGGCAGGAAGTAGTCCGATCCCTCAATGTCGTCGAATCCTACGATGCTGACATCCTCCGGGACGCGCACACCTTTTTCGGCAAAGGCCCGGATTGCCCCCAAGGCGGTGTGATCGCTGGCGGCGACAATAGCCTGGGGAACGTTGCCCTCCTCAACCAGGCGCAGGCCCGTCTCGTAGGCCCATTTCGGACTCCAGTCGCCTTCAAGGCACAGTCCCGGGGGCAGGCCCGCATCCCGGAGGGCAGCCTCCCAGCCCCGCTTGCGGACGCGGCCATCGAACCAATCCGAGGAGCCTGCCAGATGGGCAATGTCGGTGTGACCGAGCTCGATGAGATGCTCGGTCGCCAAGCGTGCCCCCAACTCCTGGTTTTCGGAGTACGTGAAGACGTTTGGTGTGGCTGAGGCCCCCGCAGCGATCATTTCAACTGGAACCCGGACCGAGGCGCTCCAGACTGCCGATGCCATTGACACGATTGGTGCGATGACGATGATTCCGTCCACGCCGATGTCGTCCAACGTGTCCAACGCTTTCTGCACCGAGTCCTCGTAGGGCTCCTCGACTGTCACGACCGTAGTGGAGTAACCCTTCTTCCGGGCGGTGTTCTCGAGGGCCATCAGCGTCCCTACCGGTCCGAAGCGCGGCGAGCCGTCGGTGAGAATGCCAATGGACGTCGATCGGCTGGTCACCAGGGTGGTGGCTGCACGGTTGCGGCGATACCCGATGTCCTTGATGACCTGCAGCACCCTTTCACGGGTTGCAGCATTGACGTCCGGGGCATTGTTAAGGACCCGCGATACGGTCCCGTAGGAGACGCCTGCGATCTTTGCAACATCGGTGATTTTCGGCTTGCGGGGCGAAGGTGACTTGGGCGGTATTGCCTCGGCGTCTTGTTGCCTCACTACTCCTGCCACGAACCCCCTCCTCTCTGCCTATCGATCCACGTGGGAAGGCTGGCTGCGTAGCCAAGCCTACAGACTCACGAACTGCAAGCTGCGACTATGTGGCATAGGAACCGCCGTGACCGGCAGCGGCGACGGCGGCACCCACCTCCGCGGCAGCACCAGCCTCCTGCGGTGAGTGGGCTATGGGGCCGCGGCGTCGCCTCGTTGCCCGGCGCGGGTGGCGCTGTTACGCACAACAAGGGTCGGTGGGATGGGCGTGCGGTCCACGTCCCGTCCTTCCATCGCCCCAAGTAGCACTTCCATGCTCATAAGCGCCAGGGCGTTGAAGTCCTGCCGCACGGTGGTCAGCGGCGGGAGGAAGTAATCCGATCCTTCAATATCGTCAAAGCCTACGATGCTGACATCGTCCGGGACGCGGACGCCGTTTTCGGCGAAGGCGCGTATGACCCCCAGGGCAGTGTGGTCGCTGGCGGCAAAGATGGCCTGGGGGACCCTGTTTTCCCGGACGAGCCGGAGGCCGGTCTCATAGGCCCACCGGGGGCTCCAGTCACCTTCCAGGCACAGCCCGGGCTTGAGCCCGGCATCGCGGAGCGTGGCCTCCCAGCCGCGCTTGCGCACCCGTCCGTCGAACCAGTCCATGGAGCCGGCGAGGTGGGCGATATCCGTGTGGCCCAGATCGATAAGGTGCTGGGTGGCCAGCCGTGACCCGAGTTCCTGGTTTTCGGAATATGTGAAGACGTTCGGAGTCGATGATGCTCCGGCCGCGATCATCTCCACCGGCACACGGAATGACGCATTCCAGACGGCCGCTGCCATCTCCACCAGAGGGGCAATGACAATAATTCCCCCCACGCCGGTATCGTCCAGGGTGTCCAGGGCTGCCTGCACGGACTCTTCGTCGGGTTTCTCGACACTGATGACGGTTGTGGCGTAGCCCTTCTTGCGGGCGACGTTCTCAAGGGCCATGAGTGTCCCCATAGGGCCGAACCGCGGGGAGCCGTCGGAGAGGATGCCGATGGAAGTCGACCGGCTGGTGACCAGCGCGGTGGCTGCCCTGTTCCGGCGGTATCCGATGTCCTTGATGACCTGCAGAACCCGCTGGCGCGTTGCCGCGCTCACGTCCGGTGCGTCATTGAGTACCCGAGAGACTGTTCCAAAGGAGACCCCGGCTACCTGGGCCACATCGTTAATAGTGGGCTTCCGGCGCAGCGGAGCATCGGGTAGCTTCTCGTTCGCCTCAGGGGGAACCGCCATGCCTGCCACGTTCTCTCCTGTCTTGCACCTCCCGGACCGAACCAGTGGGTTCCGTGCGCTTCCAATCTTACGTCTGTCCGCTGTCATAGCGGGCCCAAAAACTCTCGTTCTGTGATGCTTGACACCCTCGCCCGTAAACGTTTACGATGGTGTCCGTAAACGTTTACGATTGTCTCGTCAACGCTTACGGAGCTAGCGCTTTCATGGAGAAAGGAGCGGGATGGCTGACAGCATCGTCTACGCACTCGCGCTCGATCCCAGCACCGGGCTTCGAGATGTCGACCGGGCGCAGTGGGCACATTTGGAAGAGCTCCTGAAGGATACGGCGCCAACGGATCTCGCAGCCGCTGTCAGCGCCTTCGTCTCCGCCGGTTCCTCGGCCGTCATCGGAATCTTCGATGGCAACTCCCTTTGGGCAAGCCTGGTTGTTTCTTTGGACAACTCCGGCGCACCCGAGTACGTATCCACCATTGACGGCCCGGTGGCCCAGTCGGGCGGGGAAATGGCCAAAGCCGCAGGCGAAGCCGTGCGGTGGGTCCAGGCCCATCTAGGGCCCTGTTCGCTGGGCCTTTTCGTCGATAGAGGGCATGCGGAGGCGCTCCTGAGAGCTTCAGACAAAGCCGCAGCCCTACGCACAGCCTCGGCAGCCGGGGGACTCGTCCTCTCGCCGGTTCCCCCCGCCCTGGCAATAGCGCTCGCCTGATCCACCACAGGCATCCACCCCATCCATCCACCCAAAAGCACTGGAGAACAATGATGATCCGCAGGCTTCCCATCGTGGCCCTGGCCGCAGCCCTGTCACTTTCCCTTGCATCCTGCAGCAGTTCAACAACGGCAACATCAAACGCCCCCGACGCCGGTGTGTCCGAGAAGGCCCAGCAGGCCCTCGACAAGATCAAGGGGCAGGTCCTGAGCAAGGGCCCCAACGGCGAGACGCCCTCGCCGGCGTCCGTCGCGGATCTGACTCCCGAGGAGATCGAGAAGGTCAAGGGTCTCAACGCCAAAGCCGCAATCGTGATGCACTATGGCGGCAACGACTGGGCCAACGCCCAGGTGAACGGGCTCAAGAGCGAATTCGAAAAGCTCGGGGTCAAGGTCATCGCCACCACCGACGCGAACTTCAAGCCGGACAAGCAGGTCTCGGACATCGAGACTGTCATGACGCAGGATCCGGACATCATCGTTTCCATCCCCACGGACCCCGTGGCCACCGCCTCCGCGTACAAGAAGGCCGCCGAAGCGGGCACGAAGCTCGTCTTCATGGACAACATTCCCCAAGGACTGACCGCCGGCAAGGACTACGTCTCTGTTGTTTCCGCTGACAACTACGGCAACGGCGTCGTCTCTGCGCACCAGATGGCAAAAGCGCTTGGGGGCAAGGGCAAGATCGGCCTCGTCTTCCACCAGGCTGACTTCTTCGTCACCAAGCAGCGCTATGACGGCTTCAAGGAAACCATCACCAAGGAATACCCGGACATCCAGATCGTCGAGGAAAAGGGTATTGCCGGGCCGGACTTCGCTGGAGACGCCCAGGCTGCCGCCAACGCAATGCTTAGCAAGTACCCTGACCTGGCCGGAATCTGGGCCGTGTGGGATGTCCCCGCAGAGGGTGTCATGGCTGCCGCCCGCGCCGCCGGCCGCCCGGACCTGAAGATCGCCACGGAGGACCTCGGCAAGAATGTCGCCATCGCCCTGGCCAAGGACGAACTCATCGTCGGCCTCGGAGCACAGGTTCCGTTCGACCAGGGTGTGACAGAGGCACGGCTGGCTGCCGGCGCGCTCATCGGCAAGGAAGCACCCGCCTACGTGGCGCTGAGCGCCCTCCCGGTGGACCACTCCAACGTCCTGGAAGCCTGGAAGCAGGTCTACCACGAGGATGCCCCGAAGGACATCCAGGACTCCTACAAGCAGTAGCCAAGACCCGACGGCGCGGGGGTCCCAACCCCCGCGCCACTCCGAAAGGGCAACCATGAACACCGCAGACAATGTCGTCGAAATGCGCTCGATCTCCAAGGGCTTCAACGGCGTTTCCGTGCTGAAGGACGTCAGCTTCGACGTCCGGAAGGGCGAGGTCCACGCACTCGCCGGCGGCAATGGCGCCGGGAAGTCCACGCTCATGAAGATCCTCCAGGGTGTGTACCAAGCAGACGCTGGAGAGATCCTCATAGGCGGGAAGCCAGCCGCCATCAACTCGATCCAGGACGCAAAGGCCGCCGGGATCGGGATGGTCTTCCAGGAATTCAGCCTGGTACCGAGCCTGACCGTTGCACAGAACATCTTCCTCGCTGCCGAACCGCTCGGCAGGGGCGGGCTCATCGACGACCGCACCGCGGTGAAACGGGCCAGGGAGGTCTTCTCCGAGATGGAGGTCGACGTCGACCCCCGCGCGGAGGTCTCCCGGCTCGGAACTGCCTACTGGCAGCTGACCGAGATCGCCAAGGCCCTGGCACAGAACGCCCAGGTCCTGATCATGGACGAACCCACTGCCAGCCTGGCCCGGCACGAGTCCGAGGCGCTCTTCGAACTGATCGACCGCCTCAAGCAGCGCGGCATTTCGATCATCTACATCTCGCACCGCATGGACGAGGTGTACCGGCTGGCGGACCGGATCACCATCCTTCGCGATGGCCGCCACCTCCTCACCGCGCCTCTGACGGACGTAACTCCCGAGCAGATCGTCGAAGGCATCGTGGGCAAGAAGATCGAAGGCCAGCTCTCCTACCGGGAGCGGGACCACGTGGCCCACGACGGCGCGCCGCTGCTGGAAGTCCGCGGGCTTAACGCCGGGAACCGGGTGCGGGACGTTTCCTTCACGCTCCGGCCCGGCGAAATCCTCGGCCTGGCAGGGCTGATGGGAAGCGGACGCACCGAGCTGGCCCGAGCCCTCTTCGGCATAGACAAAGTGGACAGCGGTGACGTCCTCCTGCGGGGCAAGAAGGTCAACCTTGCCTCGCCACAGCAGGCCATCAACGCCGGCGTCGCCCTCATCCCGGAGGACCGCAGGGCCCAAGGCCTCGTCCTGGAGCACTCCGTCCAAGACAACCTGCTCCTGCCGCTGCTCGGACAGATCCAGCGGGGACCACTCCTGGACGGCGGCAAAGGCAAGGAATTGTCCTCCTCCCTTATCAAGCGTTTCGCAGTCAAGGTGGCCCACCCCAACCGCCCGGTGCGGCTCCTCTCGGGCGGCAACCAGCAGAAGGTGGTTATCGCCAAATGGCTGGGCACCGATCCGGACATCCTGATCCTGGATGAGCCCACGGCCGGCGTGGACATCGGCACCAAAAGCGAAATCCTGGACATGATCCGGGAGCTGGCCAGTGCAGGCAAGGCCGTCATCGTCATCTCCTCCGAGTATCCCGAACTACTCGCGGTCAGCGACCGCGTCCTCGTCCTCAAGGACGGCTCCATCATCCGCGACATTCCCCGCAGCGAGATCGCTGACGAGGAATATCTCCAACTTGCAGTCCAGGGAGTCTGAACAGTGAGCAAGGCAAACACCATCGCGCCCCGGGACACCGCGGCCCGCAATTTCGGCACCGTCCTGAAAGAACTCGACTGGCGGCGCTACGTCATCTACATCGGCTTCGTCGTCGTCTTCATCTTCTTCGCCATCCTGCTGCGCGACCAGGGCTTCCTGTCGCCCAACAACCTGCTGAACATCTTCCGGCAGACGGCCACCATCACCGTCATCGCCGTCGGCATGACCTATGTGATCGCATGTGCGGAGATCGACCTGAGCGTCGGATCCGTGGCCGGTCTCTCCAGCGTCTGCACCGCGATGGCGCTGTCCCAGTTTGGCCTGGTCCCCGGGATCCTGGCGGGCCTCGCCGTCGGACTGGTGGTCGGATCAATCAATGGCGCGCTTGTCAGCCTCCTCGGCATCCCGTCCTTCCTGGTGACGCTCGGCATGCTGGGGATAGCAGTGGGCGTCGCCCAATGGATCACCGCCTCGGCGCCCCAGCCGATCCTGAACGACACCTTCAACATGCTGTTCGGATCCGGCAACTTCGGCCCCGTTCCAGGGCTGGTGGTCTGGAGTGCAATCTTTGTTGCCATCGGCGCCGTCGTACTGAACCGCACCCGGTTCGGCCGCCAGGTCCTGGCCACGGGAGGCAACCGCAACGCCGCGGACTTCACCGGCATCAACACCAAGCGCATCAAATTCCAGGTCCTCCTGATCTCGGCCATGGCGGCAAGCGTCGCCGGCATGCTCTACGCCGGCCGCCTCCAGTCCGGACGGTTCCAGTGGGGATCGGGAGACGAACTCTCCGCAATCGCCGCCGTCATCCTGGGTGGAACCAGTCTCTTCGGCGGATTCGGCTCCATCATCGGCACCCTCTTCGGCGCCCTGCTGATCGGCCTGATCAACAACGGGCTGATCCTCGCCGGACTCGACAGCAGCCAGCAGCAGGTTGTCCGCGGCGCCATCATCATCCTGGCCGTCGCCATGGCCCGGAAGAAATAGCACACATGATCTTCAACCCTTCTTCGGCTCCTGAAAGGCAGAAGCAATGAAACTCGGTTACTGTTCCATCACCTGGGGCGGCGTGGTGGGCCACGCCCAAGGCGTGACGAGCGTCAAGGACCTCTTTTACCTCACCCACGGATCCATGAAGGACGCCGTCCAGGACATCGCCTCCGTCGGCTACGAGGGTGTTGAGATGTTCGACGGCAACCTCGCGGAATACGCGGAGAAGCCAGAGGAGCTCAAAGAAATCCTGAGCAGCTCCGGAGTCTCCCTGACAAGCGTCTACACGGGGGCGAACTTCATCTACGCAGATATCCTTCCCGACGAGCTGCACCGGATCCACCGGGCAGCCGAGCTGGCCGCGAACTTCGGAGCTGAACGGCTCGTGGTTGGCGGGGGAGCACGGCGCGCGGCCGGAACCACTGAAGAGGACTACCGCCGCCTCGGCAGCGCCCTGGACAGCGTCACGGACATCGCCGAAAGCTTCGGGCTGTCGGCGAGCTACCATCCACACCTGACCACCATCGTGGAGAGCCCGGACGAGCTGGACAAGCTCATGCCGCTCACGCGGATCGGGTTCTGCCCCGACACCGCCCATCTTGCAGCCGGCGGAGCAGATCCCGCCGCCGTCATCCGGAAGTACCCCGACAGGATCCGGCACGTCCACCTCAAGGACCTCCGGAAAGACCCATTTTCCTTCCTGCCCCTGGGGCAGGGGGAACTCGACTTCCCGGACATCCTCGCGGCCATCCGGGAGAGCGGCTACGACAGCTGGCTCATGGTCGAACTGGACGGCTACGACGGGGATCCCCGGGAAGCGGCCGAGATCAGCAAGAAGTACCTCGAGAAACTCCTCTGACCATCCAAACCACCAGGGACGGCCAATGCAGGCATGTCCCGCCTTTTTCCGAAAGGAACCTGATTCACATGCAGAACCTCAACGTCGGCCTCATCGGAGGCGGCTTCATGGGCAAGGCCCACTCCCTGGCTTATGCCGCCATGCCCATGTTCTTCTGGCCCGCCCCGGCTCTGCCGGTCCGCAAGGTCATCGCTGAGGCCAACCCGGAACTGGCTGCAGAAGCGGCCCGCCGCTTCGGCTTCGAGAACTCCACCTCGGACTGGCGCAGCATCATCGACGATCCGGACATCCACGTCGTAGACATTGCCACGCCGAACCACCTCCATGCCGAAATCGCGATCGCCGCGGCCGAGGCAGGCAAGCACATCATCTGCGAGAAGCCCCTTGCCCGCACGGGCGAGGAATCAAAAGCCATGTACGACGCAGTCAAGGACAAGAACATCGTCCACATGGTTGCCTTCAACTACCGCCGGACTCCCGCCGTCGCGCTGGCCAAGAAGTACATCGAGGAAGGCGCCATCGGCCGCATCCTCAGCTTCCGAGGCACCTACCTCCAGGACTGGAGCGCGGACCCCAACTCCCCGCTGTCCTGGCGGTTCCAGAAGTCCATCGCAGGTTCCGGCGCCCTTGGCGACATCGCCACACACGTCATCGATATGGCCCGCTACCTCGTGGGCGAGTTCAGTGCCGTCAATGCCGTCCTGTCCACCTGGATTCCGGAGCGGCCGCTGCAGTCCGGCGGAGCTGACGCACTCGGCACCGTACGGGGCGGGGAGGGCCCCAAGGGCCCGGTCGACGTCGATGACGAGGTCATGACCATGATCCGCTTCGCCAACGGCGCCGTAGGATCCGTGGAAGCGACCCGCAACGCCCACGGCAGGAACAACTACATCACTTTCGAAATCCACGGAACCGAAGGCAGCATCGTCTTCAACTACGAACGGCGCGACGAACTGCAGGTGGCCTTCGCCTCCGACCAGGCCGACCGCCGCGGGTTCCGCACCGTCTACACCGGGCCGGCGCACCCCTACGGAGAAGGACTCTGGCCCATCCCGGCGCTCGGCATCGGTTACGGCGAAACGAAGATCATCGAAGCGCATGACTTCTTCAAGGCCATCGCAGAAGGAGGCAGCGTAAGCCCCAGCTTCGCGGACGGCTACCAGGTCGCCCTGATCGACGATGCGATTGTCGAATCGGCGGCCAAAGAATCCTGGGTTGACGTTCCGCAGATCAGCGCGTGATCTGAGGGGAGGGACGGTGAAGAGCCGTCCCTCCCTTTTGGTTGTTTCCAGCCCTGCAGGATGTGCCAGTCAGGACTGGAACTGCTGCATCACCGAGAGGTGGCCGGCGCGGGCCGAGACCAGGCATTTGGCCAGGTAGAAGGGCTGGTTGCCGTTCCGCACGTATTGCGTCAGGACCAGCACCGGGTCCGAGGGGCGCAGGTCCAGCAGCTTCGCCCGGCTGGGTCCCACCTGGCTGAGGCTGATCTGGCACTCGCCCGGCCCCGCCAACCTGCCCAGCTGTTTGTTGAGCGCGGCCAGCAAGGTGGTGCCGCCGTCGTCCTCTATTTCAAGCGGCGCGGCGGCGCCCTTGCCGAAGCTGACCGGCTGGGCGGTGACGTTTTCCTGCAGGTGGGCGATGGCCTCGCCGTCGCGGATCAGGACCGATTCCCAAAGCCAGCAGTCGGTGCCGGGCCCGACGCCGATGCCGGGGGCGACGAATTCTGAGG
Encoded here:
- a CDS encoding ABC transporter permease, yielding MSKANTIAPRDTAARNFGTVLKELDWRRYVIYIGFVVVFIFFAILLRDQGFLSPNNLLNIFRQTATITVIAVGMTYVIACAEIDLSVGSVAGLSSVCTAMALSQFGLVPGILAGLAVGLVVGSINGALVSLLGIPSFLVTLGMLGIAVGVAQWITASAPQPILNDTFNMLFGSGNFGPVPGLVVWSAIFVAIGAVVLNRTRFGRQVLATGGNRNAADFTGINTKRIKFQVLLISAMAASVAGMLYAGRLQSGRFQWGSGDELSAIAAVILGGTSLFGGFGSIIGTLFGALLIGLINNGLILAGLDSSQQQVVRGAIIILAVAMARKK
- a CDS encoding sugar phosphate isomerase/epimerase family protein, translating into MKLGYCSITWGGVVGHAQGVTSVKDLFYLTHGSMKDAVQDIASVGYEGVEMFDGNLAEYAEKPEELKEILSSSGVSLTSVYTGANFIYADILPDELHRIHRAAELAANFGAERLVVGGGARRAAGTTEEDYRRLGSALDSVTDIAESFGLSASYHPHLTTIVESPDELDKLMPLTRIGFCPDTAHLAAGGADPAAVIRKYPDRIRHVHLKDLRKDPFSFLPLGQGELDFPDILAAIRESGYDSWLMVELDGYDGDPREAAEISKKYLEKLL
- a CDS encoding levoglucosan dehydrogenase → MQNLNVGLIGGGFMGKAHSLAYAAMPMFFWPAPALPVRKVIAEANPELAAEAARRFGFENSTSDWRSIIDDPDIHVVDIATPNHLHAEIAIAAAEAGKHIICEKPLARTGEESKAMYDAVKDKNIVHMVAFNYRRTPAVALAKKYIEEGAIGRILSFRGTYLQDWSADPNSPLSWRFQKSIAGSGALGDIATHVIDMARYLVGEFSAVNAVLSTWIPERPLQSGGADALGTVRGGEGPKGPVDVDDEVMTMIRFANGAVGSVEATRNAHGRNNYITFEIHGTEGSIVFNYERRDELQVAFASDQADRRGFRTVYTGPAHPYGEGLWPIPALGIGYGETKIIEAHDFFKAIAEGGSVSPSFADGYQVALIDDAIVESAAKESWVDVPQISA
- a CDS encoding GntR family transcriptional regulator is translated as MHQDAARFLSQPVAAQPGAPLRVAVYSRIAEAIRNGLLTPGSMIPTETELGTDMKVSRTVVREALMLLEEDGLIRARRGVGRFVSDTLPRIGIERIQPFEDVLGSPGQQAEVKRTQVVRQAASEFVAPGIGVGPGTDCWLWESVLIRDGEAIAHLQENVTAQPVSFGKGAAAPLEIEDDGGTTLLAALNKQLGRLAGPGECQISLSQVGPSRAKLLDLRPSDPVLVLTQYVRNGNQPFYLAKCLVSARAGHLSVMQQFQS